A segment of the Trifolium pratense cultivar HEN17-A07 linkage group LG7, ARS_RC_1.1, whole genome shotgun sequence genome:
TTTCATCTTGGTTTTGAATCAGAAGCTTTACGCGCTCTATAGGAGCGGCTGCAGATTTGGACACTGCTGCAGAAACTCCACCCATCAGAAAATCAGTTGCAAAGCTTGCAAAGTTTTTCTCCGACGGTGACGGAACAAACATATGTGATGAAGTAACTGAACCAACATGTTGCTGAAATAGAACAGGTTTTTCCAAACTTCTATAGGAAGTTGCAACATGTGGAGAAATGTTTGATCTTAGATGAAATTGTGAACCAAATTTTTGTGCTACTGTTGGATGCTGGTGTCTTCTATCAGCCATCATCAATGCTTGAGTGGTTAATATTGTTAATCCACTGCAATTTGcatcaaaacaaattatgtTAGGCCATTTTATGGACTAATGAAATAATGAAGACTTAGGCTGTTTCAGAAATCAAGAGTATTCTCTGAATTACAAAATAACATTTAAGCAGCTAATTGACAGCTTTTGTTATTTGCTAGGTTTATTCTATGGATGTGTCTCAGTCTACGGTTGATCGTTGATCGATGTTTGAAAATCGTTTGAACTTCTAAAAACGATCAGTGTCACTATCTGTAAGTAGAAGCTTGTGGTATTACCTATCTTCACAACTGAGATGGTGACCTAATTGGTGTCAGTTCGGTAGAAAATAATAAAGCCGAGTATTAGTGTTTCAAAATTCAACTTATATGTTTTctattgtttttgttgaaataacaCCCATCACAAGTTGAGTTCAACTTCTATATACTTTGAAAAAATGCACACTATTATTCACTTCAAAATTCTACTATCTCGTTGTtatcaagtaaaaaaaattaaaaagaaaattaaaattaacacaaattttaagaaataaaaataaaaattattttcacaaaataaacaaaactatTATATGTTAATACTTCACTAGGAtgcgtaaaaaaaatacttcactAGGAAATATTGATGAAAATCAATTAGCAATAGAATCACAGTTCAAGTAAACACATACATGGTTTTACTCAAACAAAATGGACCCAAATAAACACACTAGTGTCTTTGGGCACTAAGGAACTTAATATGGTAAAATAGTCTTAAAACTTTGTAGTTTAGCTTTTCAAGATATAAAACATGCAATTTTTGataaaaagtttatattttttagtatCTTAACTAGTATCCCAGaaacactagttagcatgacccttaaatcGTAATAATCCAAGAGTTTAAAGATAAAAACAATACAGTACATACAAACTGACATGTAATAACTCAACACAAACATGgttatagaaaagaaaaagaaaaatagaagtcAAACCTGACTGAAAAACAGATTGTATCCTTGTTCTTAGCTGATGAAATATGAACAAAGGATATGATCTTGAGTGtatgaatgaaaatatttaagAGGTATGAACTCTGTGAAACATGAAACCTGTTATTATAAAGCAAGCTTATGGTGCAAAAATTGGAATTTCCTTCTTATAATAGACTAGTAAATGCTACAAAATTAGTTCACACTCCTAAGAAAATGGAAAGGAAAGTTCCATGGAAATTTGTTGCAATTAAGCTTATTTTGACTTAGGACAAGTTTGGCTGCGCTTAATTTTCCAACTGTTGAATTCATCTATAGGAAAATAAATTGACAGCTCAATATATAAttacatatttttcttttcaatgaCATCATGGTACAATTGCTTtggagttttattttttatactagtACACTATTACTATTTGGTAGGGATATTCATTCATACATTCAAAGTCAATGCTTTGGTGTTTGTTGGATTCAGTTCAcagttcacaaaaaaaaaaaaagatttcgatatttttagaaaaatcaaaatctcAAACTTCAAATATGAACCGTTATATTTCAATTTAATGATCAATGATGTGTTGACTGCAAAAATTCGAGATATCCAAACATGTAAACTTGATCGATCAAGTATATGGTCCCATTCGTATACCATTAATGCGATAAGTTGGATTCGATATAGAATAGATATTTTACCACTAGATTCCTTTCTTACGCTTAATACGATGTTCTTTCTAAAATTTCCCTCGGCAATTATGCAATCTTATCATGAGACTCGTAAATAATAACTTAGCCTGGGTTAAGCCTAGTGGAAAATATAGCGAACCAAAGTTCAAAACTCGGTTAACAGAGATATCACATTTCTTGACTAAAATCTTCTTTAGATATATAGGATAGGATGTGGGAACTTAATATGCCACTGTTGCAATTGTATTTTGCTGCAGGCTTTTGTATTACGACCTTTCCATATGCTCCGAAAATTCATAGCAATCACATTGCATTGTGTTGCATTCATGCACTTTAAGCAATTGAAAATCACGACGAAAAGGTTAGTTAGTAGCCATTGGAATACAgtccctacaaaaaaaaaattgataaagcaGTCCCTACTCCCTACAAATCTTATTATAGTTTTTGGGAATATAAACACCATAATGTGATACTAAGTGAAGTCCAAATATTCTCTATATACTCCAAACCTTTTTTAATTAGTAATGAAATGAAGAAATGGAATGAGGAAATAGAATCTATTTCCATGTGGGATCTGGTTACATAATTTAACACTattacaattaaattatttgaagCGTGCAACTAGTAGGTTACACTTCTGTactcagtttttaatgtttcgGCACTGCATAAGTTTTTAATATCTATAGTAAACTCACTTCTCAACCATATTTAGTTAAAACCcaagaacaaataaatatagCATTCATTTTCAAGGCCAATAACTTCTATACAGATAAGACATATATAACCTGCTAAGTTAGTCTAACTGTTTTAACAAATTATGAAACATCTTTCAAAAGGGTTTGATTTCATACATTATTTAAGCAATGATGATCGATCCTTTCTAGGAGCTACTGCTGCCTAGCCAAGTTGATATGTTCCCTCCCTCGTGGCCGGTTGATACCAATGGAAGTAGGGTCTAAGGACATCTCAGACCTACTGAAGTCTGCCTCCTGCTCTCTCTGCTTCAGTTTCAAGATTCTGCGCTCATTTTCCAATTTCATTCTCTTGTTCTCCATCCTCATCTTCTCCAGCTCCCTATCCTTCTTGCTGCAGTATCTTAACCACTTAAACCGCTGTTTCTGAAGTTCAAAAGCCCTGGCTTGGTACTCCACATTTTGCTCTTCAAGCTTCAACAGCTGTACCTTAATCCACTCTCTTCGCTCCCACGGCGACTTTGCAGGGTCTTGAAAAACCCTTGCCATTTCAACCTCAAGTTTTGCCATCCCAACAGATTGCGGCCAAAAGTGGCCATCATCCTCACTTAACTTATTTCCATCGCAAAACTCCTCCATTCTCCCTCCACCCCCATGtgcattattaatattaattccaTTATCCAAGTCATCTTCCTCGCTTTCATGGTTATCCTCATCTTCATCCTCAGAGCCATCGTTATCTCTCGAGTCCTTCCCATGTTCCAACGAATAACTATGCAAGTCAAGATCATGGCTATTTGGTATCCTTTGTCCATTATGGTATGCACACATTTCCTTATAAAACAAATGTTTCGAGCTCAATATCTTTCTAACATCATCCTTAGCCTTAGCAGACAAGTTAAGCATTGAATCCATCAACGCAGGATTCTCAACCACTTGGCAACAAGTTCCCCTACCAAGTATCTCATTCAATCTCTTATACCTCTTATTCAAGTCATTAAATTTATCCTCACACTGTTGCGGCGACACATGACAACCTTTACTTATCATTATCTTGGAAACAGTTTTCCACTTACCCTTCTTCTGTAAAACCACAGATTTCCTTTTAACACCCCCATCCACACCACCGATTGTACCATCATCACCAACACAACTCACTACCGCTATAAGAAGTCCAACCACATTATCCGTCCACTTCATCCGCTGCCAAGGAGACGATCCCCCCTTTTTACCTTTACCACCATCGTAAAAATTCTCGCAATTCCCATCTTCAGCATAACCCTGCTCATCGTCTTCGCTCATGTCATTACTATTATCAGGATTAGAACTAGCAATTCCCTTACCTTTACCAAAAGTCAACCCCATATTCAAATTTTTGACTTCAATTGTATCAAATTGATTCTTATTTTCCAAACCAGGCATGATATTCATATCTTGTTGACCAGATGAATTACCTAACTGAGTCTGTTGGTGTCTTTGAAATGAAGATTCAATGTCCAAAATACTACTCAAAAAGCCACCATTCATAATTGAAACACAATTCTCAAACCCTAATTTCCAAACCAGTCACAATTCTCAAACCCTAATTCCCTAATTTCTGGTGCTGACGATACAAACTGAAATTTGACATCACCAGAAAAACtgaaaggaaacaaaaaataataaaaattcacacatcatttttaaaataaaataaaataaaacagcgCATAATTCGGAAATAGGTAGTAACTAACTGAAGGCATTAATGAGTAGTGATTAATCTACGGTTGAATGTAAGTGAAAATCTGGAACATATATAAGCAGAAATTGATTTAAGAGAAAAAGTATAGATCTCGTTTGAGATTTTTACCTGTTGATGAGTGATGAGGTAAATCAGTAGTAGCAAGGAGCACACaaacgagagagagagagagagagagagagagagagagagagagagagagagagagagagagagagagatggaaGTTTCCTTTCCTTCCTCAATTATTTTGTCATCGTCGGCTTTCAATCAAGTCTTTCTTCAAACTCCCTCGTACCTGTTGCTTTCTtataacacacacacacatgtttagtttctttaactttctcttttcttctttctttgttgGTTGCCACAATCCACCTCAAATAACTACCAGCTCCCTCTCATCATTTTAGATGACTTATTCATCATTTCACCCGGTTAAAAAAACTGTACTCCGTATTTAGTTAAGTATACTTATTAACATGCATAAATTTACTATATTGatctttataaataagtctttcGGAAATCACACACACCTTTTAGAAAGTAAAATGGAATAAATACTTCaagaaaaaatagtataattaaataaggataaattaggaaaaatagtaaaaatagaataaatgtTTTTAGATATAAGATcacattttgtcaaaaaaatatgatataagaaCACATTTTCACTTATCTTATAAAACTTTtgacataatattttttattgtactTCTCTTTGTTGAAATTGATGGGTCGGGTGATGTTGtcatcttttttattatttttgtcctttgtttatgttttttttattcccAATTTATATggattgtataattttttttaatggcaaattgttagttagaatattataatgttatgttagttttttttccttGCTAGGACTTGAACACCGAACTTCCAACTCATTTGGAAGTACAAAATAGACAATTTATGAGTCTGTTTGATTTGTAAAACGTAATTATTATTCAACATAACAACACATGATAAAATGagatttggattctctaaagTCATAGTTTCCTAAATTTCCTACATTTAGGCAAAACTCTAAGGTATTTTGGTCTTTACAACATACATAAATGCACTTGAATGTGcaatattttctctctctcttagtTCATTTTTACTTGAATGTAGGTGCATTTAGGGAAAACAAatttagagaatccaaatccgatAAAATGATACATAATAAAGTTTAAGATATTAAATAAACAATGAAGGGGGCACTAGGAGGGGCTCTAAGCAATGAAACGGTGCGAAGAGCAAATAATCTTAGATATTCGCAATCAAAAGCCCAGCCCATATTACATTTAACACAAGAAATAACAACAGGCCCACCTTTCTCTAACACTGAAAAACCTCGTCGGAGAACCAGAGGCATCAGCGGTAGCAACCACCGCATCGCACTTCACTCACTTCCCAATTCAAACTCCGTTTCTACGAAACGACACACAAATTCAACTACAATGCCTCGAAACGACGATATCcgtttcatttcttcttcaatcaaaatCCCTCTTCCTTCAAAACCAAAACCCCTAAACACTCCTTTCAACACCGCAATTTCTCACTTCACCAACGCAACTAACTCATTTTCTCAATTCGTTAACTCGTTTCGAACTCACTCCACTGAGTTAACTCGTACTGTGTTTCGAAAATCGCACTCTCTATGCTCCGCCACGTTATCCCTAACCGACGATAAGAAAGCACCGTCGCCTCTTTCTTCGGCGGAGGAATCTCAGTTGAAAACTCGACAGAATGAAGAGAGAGTTTTAATCAGTGAAGTATTGGTTCGAAATAAAGACGGTGAAGAACTCGAGAGGAAGGACCTTGAAGCAGAAGCAGCTCAAGCTCTCAAAGCTTGTAGACCTAATTCGGCGCTAACGGTTCGCGAGGTACAAGAGGATGTTCATCGCATTATCAATAGTGGATACTTTTGTTCTTGCGTTCCGGTTGCAGTTGATACGCGTGACGGTATTCGATTGGTATTTCAGGTATAATTGAAGTTCATAATATTTGATTTGCATTGAAATTTAGTATTATAGTGTTGTTGCATGTTGAAATGTGCATTGAATTAAAGTTGTTAGTGGTGATAGATAATTGAATATGTTATGTGAGTAATGGTTTCTTGTGATATAAGGTAGAACCAAACCAAGAGTTTCAAGGGTTGGTATGTGAAGGAGCTAATGTTATTCCGGCTAAGTTTTTAGAGAACTCTTTTCGAGGTGGATATGGTAATAATTTGTTCCCCCTTTTCTTTTCTGTGCAATTGTAGTCGTCCGCTTGTTCTCGTGTGTAACATTCGCTGTTCTCAAATTTACATGTGCTGTGCAGGGAAGGTTATCAATTTGAAGCGATTGGATGAAGCTATATCTTCCATTAATAATTGGTATATGGAGCGTGGTCTTTTTGCCATGGTAAATTTCCCTTAACTTCTGTTCAAACTTCATAATATAGTCCCACTTTGTGATCGGTGGGAATTCAGAATTCAGGTTGATTTTTCATGTTTTCAGTAGTGTTAGCAGCACTAGTATCATCATATTATGCTCTAATTAGTTCTCGTTGGCAATTAACCTTTCTTCATTTCCCCCATCCTTGATCTCCACCTTAGGTATCAGCTGTTGAGATTCTATCTGGGGGTATTTTGAGGTTACAAGTTTCAGAGGCCGAGGTCAATAATATTTCCATTCGGTTTCTTGACAGGAAGACGTAAGGactttctttcaattttgttttacaCACAAAAATACATTCACACAAACACAAATATATTTGTAACGTTATGTTATTTTTGTGGAATGTGGAGCAATTTTCTTTACCAACATGATTTTATATGTAGGGGCGAGACTACGGTCGGGAAGACAAAACCTGAAACAATACTTCGGCAAATTACATCCAAGAAGGGGCAGGTAGTTTCATGACCTAGCACCTGATATTCCAACAATGTTTGTTCatagtttgttatatttttgtgcAAAAAACTGCAAATCAAtctaaaacatgataatttcatATTTATCTAATCTAAGTTTTAAAGCTTATTGtggtattattttttatttttatcaaatttgaTTGTTGACAACATTATATATTCTGTTCAATGGAAATTGATATAGTTCACCAAAGGGAAAGTATCTGATATTTCTTTATTCTCTCTTATAATTCACCAAAGGGAAAGTATCCAATATTTCTATATTCTCTCTTTTATGAAACACGCCTTCTTGGTTTTGCATAGTAACTGAGAAGGATTTTTGGCATAATCTGTGATTGTATTTTCAGGTCTATAGCATGCATCAGGGAAAAAGAGATGTAGAAACTGTATTGACGATGGGGATCATGGAAGATGTTAGCATTATTCCCCAACCAGCAGGTAATTTATACATGCAGAAAATGGGCTTTAATTTAAGGTGAATAATTGTTACAAAGAAACACTGTCAGTTCTAACTGTTATCTGCTAACTACACTTGCCAAGTTGTAATGCATTTTCTTATTGGGTCCTTCTATAATCAGCATTTTACTTCCCTAACTCCTGCCAAAAGAGATTTCAGTCCAGTTTGTATTAGCTTCTAGCTTACACGATAATTTCAATTAATATAACTACATAATACTTCACTTACTCAACTTTTTATAAGCTTATGGTTTATAGATAAAGTTAAGCGagataacttttagaaaatgaaaatgtttaATCTTATTTCAACCTTTACAAGAAGCTACTGTTTAAAAATTCAGTGTTAtagcaaaattattttaatatacttttttcatatatgttTTTGTAGAAGATTCATCAAGAAAAAAGGAGAATTGTTCATGATAATTTCGTGAGAAACTAAGAAACTGAAGTTAATGAAAATATAAGGCCAAAAAGAAACATGGACATTATTCactatttgaaaatttaagtaGCTTGCTTTTGTAGAGTTTACTAGTGCTAAGCAGGACTTTAATAGGTTGCCGAAGTGGCCCAAATCTTTTCTTACTTATTCTGCTTGTGTATTGTCATCCTGTAATGGACACAATAATTTTCTACTATTAGATGCACAACACACTCTAAAGTATAAATTTTGCTGTGTTATAGATACGGGGAAGGTTGATTTAGTGATGAATGCGGTGGAACGTCCCAGTGGAGGATTTTCTGCTGGTGGTGGGATATCAAGTGGGTAAGTGTGATGCAACTCTAAAGCATGGTTAAATAATGCTTAAATTTACTAAATACATGAATTACCTCGACTTCCTTGACATTTATTAACAATTCTAGCTCCTCCATTAATTTCGGAAGTTATTGTAAACTTCCTTACTTTTAATTTCCACAAGACAACCGCTCCTTCATATTTTTAGGTTTAGACATATACCAACTTTGTATGCTCCATATTGGTGGAAAATATAAGTAGAAGGGGATATTTGATACTTATCATTAAACTAGAGGGGAGATCAACACAATTTTCTCTTTTGGTTACTGTATAATCTGACTAGCCATTTCCATTTGCAGGATTACAAGTGGTCCACTCAAAGGACTCATTGGAAGGTAAGCTTATTTTGTAGTCATGTGATGGGTGAAGT
Coding sequences within it:
- the LOC123894028 gene encoding outer envelope protein 80, chloroplastic-like isoform X1, with translation MPRNDDIRFISSSIKIPLPSKPKPLNTPFNTAISHFTNATNSFSQFVNSFRTHSTELTRTVFRKSHSLCSATLSLTDDKKAPSPLSSAEESQLKTRQNEERVLISEVLVRNKDGEELERKDLEAEAAQALKACRPNSALTVREVQEDVHRIINSGYFCSCVPVAVDTRDGIRLVFQVEPNQEFQGLVCEGANVIPAKFLENSFRGGYGKVINLKRLDEAISSINNWYMERGLFAMVSAVEILSGGILRLQVSEAEVNNISIRFLDRKTGETTVGKTKPETILRQITSKKGQVYSMHQGKRDVETVLTMGIMEDVSIIPQPADTGKVDLVMNAVERPSGGFSAGGGISSGITSGPLKGLIGSFAYTNRNVFGRNQKLNISLERGQVDLIVRANYTDPWIQGDDKRTSRTVMIQNSRTPGTIVHGNPDGNSNLTIGRITGGIELSRPIRPKWSGTAGLIFQRAGVSDNNGVLIIRDRYNSPLTASGNTHDDTLLSKIETVYTGSGEHGSSMFVLNMEQGLPLLPDWLSFTRVNARARKGVQIGPTRLNLSVSGGHVVGNFSPYEAFAIGGTNSVRGYEEGGVGSGRSYVVGSGEISFPVWKPVEGVIFSDYGTDLGSGPTVPGDPAGARNKPGSGYGYGLGIRVDSPLGPLRLEYAFNDKKEGRFHFGVGYRN
- the LOC123894026 gene encoding uncharacterized protein LOC123894026 — protein: MNGGFLSSILDIESSFQRHQQTQLGNSSGQQDMNIMPGLENKNQFDTIEVKNLNMGLTFGKGKGIASSNPDNSNDMSEDDEQGYAEDGNCENFYDGGKGKKGGSSPWQRMKWTDNVVGLLIAVVSCVGDDGTIGGVDGGVKRKSVVLQKKGKWKTVSKIMISKGCHVSPQQCEDKFNDLNKRYKRLNEILGRGTCCQVVENPALMDSMLNLSAKAKDDVRKILSSKHLFYKEMCAYHNGQRIPNSHDLDLHSYSLEHGKDSRDNDGSEDEDEDNHESEEDDLDNGININNAHGGGGRMEEFCDGNKLSEDDGHFWPQSVGMAKLEVEMARVFQDPAKSPWERREWIKVQLLKLEEQNVEYQARAFELQKQRFKWLRYCSKKDRELEKMRMENKRMKLENERRILKLKQREQEADFSRSEMSLDPTSIGINRPRGREHINLARQQ